One region of Ahniella affigens genomic DNA includes:
- a CDS encoding FHA domain-containing protein, producing the protein MLRIRIRFLSGSKEGTVEVFPTARYDCLYFGRDASCDVRFHPDQDPMVSRNHAVLEWRPQDGPQPVRVLLSDLLSSNGTFLNDRPVREATVVFSGDLVRFGRGGPLVRIELERAEPRDGEERPAVRQTQEMPRAEVADTQRRKIPNEP; encoded by the coding sequence ATGTTGCGCATCCGCATTCGGTTTCTGTCTGGGTCGAAGGAGGGCACGGTCGAAGTGTTCCCGACCGCCCGGTACGACTGTCTGTATTTTGGCCGGGACGCCAGCTGCGACGTGCGGTTTCACCCCGATCAAGACCCCATGGTCAGCCGCAATCATGCGGTGCTGGAATGGCGACCCCAGGACGGGCCGCAGCCCGTGCGGGTGCTGCTGAGCGACCTCTTGTCGAGCAACGGCACGTTTCTGAACGACCGCCCGGTGCGCGAGGCCACGGTGGTCTTCAGCGGCGATTTGGTCCGCTTTGGCCGGGGCGGGCCGCTTGTCCGCATTGAGCTGGAACGAGCCGAACCACGTGATGGCGAGGAGCGGCCGGCGGTGCGTCAAACTCAGGAAATGCCGCGCGCAGAAGTCGCCGACACGCAGCGTCGAAAGATCCCCAACGAGCCGTAG
- the tmk gene encoding dTMP kinase: MHTPTPPGFLLVIDGLDGAGKSTLIQGLAAALTQRECVLSREPTYGQYGRQLRESAATGRLSPAAELDLLELDRREHVQTLILPALARGAMVIIDRYYYSSVAYQALHGSAQSILDRFTAFAPRPDLALILDLPVATAIARIQGRGEGQNDFERADTLNRCRERFQWVLAHCPETRLLDATQDPAAVLCEALGQIALASVARATSREASTSAQAKEVAWLLARQ; this comes from the coding sequence ATGCATACCCCCACTCCTCCCGGATTCCTGCTGGTCATCGACGGGCTCGATGGCGCCGGCAAATCGACCCTCATCCAAGGTCTGGCTGCCGCACTCACCCAGCGCGAATGCGTGCTGAGCCGCGAACCCACCTACGGCCAATACGGTCGGCAATTGCGCGAATCGGCAGCGACGGGGCGGCTGTCGCCGGCCGCCGAGCTCGACTTGCTGGAGCTCGATCGGCGCGAGCATGTGCAGACGCTGATTCTGCCCGCCCTCGCCCGCGGCGCCATGGTCATCATCGACCGCTACTACTACTCCAGCGTTGCGTATCAGGCGCTGCACGGCAGTGCTCAGTCGATCCTGGATCGGTTCACGGCGTTCGCGCCGCGCCCCGATCTGGCGCTGATTTTGGATTTGCCGGTCGCGACGGCGATTGCCCGCATTCAAGGCCGGGGCGAAGGCCAGAACGACTTCGAACGGGCCGATACGTTGAACCGCTGCCGTGAACGGTTTCAGTGGGTGCTGGCCCATTGCCCGGAAACGCGGCTGTTGGATGCGACGCAGGATCCGGCAGCGGTCTTGTGCGAGGCACTCGGTCAGATCGCGCTGGCAAGTGTGGCCCGAGCGACCAGTCGCGAGGCTTCGACCAGCGCTCAGGCCAAGGAAGTCGCCTGGTTGCTGGCTAGGCAGTAG
- a CDS encoding sensor histidine kinase, protein MSPLSAILALLSLILAGLAAYLFVKLGKQRAELALLAEDAKKKEASQAQVMHTTKLASLGQMIAGVAHEINTPLGFVKSNAEVIGDLLTEYEQAVAKCMTGVDFLLNADAATFERAKTAVARVRMELANAKGLIEARELLTDSVDGLKQMSALVINLKGFARVDRDGMDLVDINECVQSALTIASHQLRDRVTVTRELAKLPKVRCMPSQINQVFLNLITNAAQAMGEEGRLAVRSRVLTDTIEVSIEDNGAGIPANVLPKIFDPFFTTKKVGEGTGLGLSIVHKIVQGHGGTIRVKSDVGKGTTFFVELPIQQKEARK, encoded by the coding sequence ATGAGCCCGTTGTCAGCCATCCTTGCACTGCTCAGCCTGATTTTGGCAGGCCTGGCAGCGTACTTGTTCGTGAAGCTCGGCAAGCAGCGCGCCGAACTCGCCTTGCTCGCCGAGGACGCGAAAAAGAAAGAAGCCTCGCAAGCCCAGGTCATGCACACCACCAAGCTGGCGTCGCTCGGCCAGATGATTGCCGGCGTCGCCCACGAGATCAACACCCCGCTTGGCTTTGTCAAAAGCAATGCCGAAGTGATTGGCGACCTTTTGACCGAGTACGAGCAAGCGGTCGCCAAATGCATGACGGGCGTCGACTTTCTGCTGAATGCCGATGCCGCCACATTCGAGCGCGCCAAAACCGCCGTGGCGCGGGTGCGCATGGAACTGGCAAACGCCAAGGGCTTGATCGAAGCACGCGAACTGCTGACCGATTCGGTTGACGGCCTGAAGCAGATGAGCGCGTTGGTGATCAACCTGAAGGGCTTTGCGCGGGTCGATCGCGATGGCATGGACTTGGTCGATATCAACGAATGTGTGCAGAGCGCGCTGACCATTGCGAGCCACCAACTGCGGGATCGGGTCACCGTCACCCGCGAGTTGGCCAAGCTGCCCAAGGTGCGATGCATGCCATCGCAGATCAACCAGGTGTTTCTGAACCTGATCACCAATGCCGCCCAGGCGATGGGCGAGGAAGGCCGGCTGGCTGTGCGCTCGCGGGTGCTGACCGACACGATCGAGGTCAGTATCGAAGACAACGGCGCCGGGATTCCGGCCAACGTGCTCCCTAAGATTTTTGATCCGTTCTTTACGACCAAGAAAGTGGGCGAAGGCACTGGTCTCGGCCTGTCAATTGTCCACAAGATTGTGCAGGGCCATGGCGGTACGATTCGTGTGAAGTCAGACGTCGGCAAGGGCACGACCTTTTTCGTCGAACTGCCAATCCAACAAAAAGAAGCCAGAAAATAA
- a CDS encoding SLC13 family permease: protein MDEQDVRDPETAANPTVQRLALVLGPTLGLALTAWLWNGPEQSALAITSGLLLWVAIWWLTEPVPAAFTSMLPLAALPAAGVLTPAQVAESVGNELILLLMGGFMLAAALEANGAHRRMALWMVHLFGGRNGRRLLFGFGFATAAISMWISNTAATLMMLPVAMAICASYPDTRLRVPLILTIAYAASIGGWGTPIGTPPNLVFMQVYQETTGTQFDFFEWMRIGIPIILIMVPLMCLWLGRHLGDSPKASLPPLGAWSPGERRVLALFGLVILLWVFRTTPYGGWTGRVGLKVNDASIAIFGVILMGLVSNGRGQRLLTWQAAERIPWGALLLFAGGIALATAFEKSGLGAALANQLTALKVLPTWALILGVVAGITLLSEIASNTATAVLLMPILAATAKATGIDPAVLMFPAVLAASCGFMLPVATAPNLVAYGSGHVPLKRMIREGSVLDGIGVIVLSVICWLVFR, encoded by the coding sequence ATGGATGAACAGGATGTGCGCGACCCCGAAACCGCAGCTAACCCAACGGTTCAGCGGCTGGCCCTGGTGCTGGGCCCGACACTCGGGCTGGCGCTGACCGCCTGGCTTTGGAACGGGCCGGAGCAGTCTGCGCTGGCCATCACATCAGGACTATTGTTGTGGGTCGCCATTTGGTGGCTGACCGAACCGGTGCCGGCTGCCTTCACGTCGATGCTGCCATTGGCAGCGCTGCCAGCCGCCGGTGTGCTGACGCCCGCGCAGGTCGCGGAGTCGGTTGGCAATGAGTTGATTCTGCTGCTGATGGGCGGATTCATGCTGGCCGCAGCGCTGGAGGCCAACGGCGCCCATCGACGGATGGCCCTGTGGATGGTGCATTTGTTCGGCGGCCGCAATGGTCGGCGCCTGCTGTTTGGCTTTGGCTTTGCGACGGCGGCGATCAGCATGTGGATCTCAAATACCGCCGCAACGCTGATGATGTTGCCGGTCGCCATGGCGATCTGCGCGTCGTATCCCGACACCCGGCTGCGCGTGCCGTTGATCTTGACCATCGCGTATGCCGCCAGCATCGGCGGCTGGGGCACGCCGATTGGCACGCCGCCCAATCTCGTATTCATGCAGGTGTATCAGGAGACCACAGGCACGCAATTCGACTTTTTCGAATGGATGCGGATTGGCATACCGATCATCCTGATCATGGTGCCATTGATGTGCCTCTGGCTGGGCCGCCATCTAGGCGATTCGCCCAAAGCTAGCCTGCCGCCACTTGGGGCGTGGTCGCCCGGTGAGCGCCGGGTGTTGGCCCTGTTTGGTCTGGTGATTCTGCTCTGGGTGTTTCGAACCACGCCGTATGGCGGTTGGACGGGCCGCGTGGGGCTCAAGGTCAACGACGCCAGCATCGCGATTTTCGGCGTGATCCTGATGGGGCTGGTCAGCAATGGTCGAGGCCAGCGCTTGCTCACGTGGCAGGCCGCCGAGCGCATTCCCTGGGGCGCGTTGTTGTTGTTTGCGGGCGGCATTGCGCTGGCCACGGCGTTCGAAAAATCCGGGCTTGGGGCAGCGCTGGCCAATCAACTGACAGCGCTGAAGGTGCTGCCAACGTGGGCATTGATTCTGGGCGTGGTGGCCGGCATTACGTTGTTGTCGGAGATCGCCAGCAATACTGCCACGGCAGTGTTGTTGATGCCGATTCTGGCGGCGACGGCCAAGGCAACGGGTATCGACCCCGCCGTGCTGATGTTCCCGGCCGTGCTGGCAGCGAGCTGCGGCTTCATGCTGCCGGTGGCAACGGCGCCGAATCTCGTGGCCTATGGCAGTGGGCACGTGCCGCTCAAACGCATGATCCGAGAAGGCTCGGTGCTCGATGGTATCGGCGTGATCGTGCTGAGCGTGATTTGCTGGCTGGTGTTTCGCTGA
- a CDS encoding response regulator — MRILRALKALLREHEVHICNDPRQAMQMARDFDVDVVVCDQRMPQMQGIDVLREIKNTHPRSLRILLTGYADLKAVLGSVNEGEVFRYVNKPWENAEIKALVAEAGRIAREAPLITNEPISEREAEEARGQVGVLVLEEDTTTQARLREILAPHYQVRFANTIDRALMLLEQHETGVLISETETNKQGDLTQLLKALKMHHPYISTVVITERANAQIAMELINEGQVYRMLLKPVRMGSARLSVDSAISRYWKLKRNPRAVKRYTLGNAPSFVEQSIPVSEQLLTRIRNLPTRIVELMKFNG, encoded by the coding sequence ATGCGCATCTTGCGTGCGCTGAAGGCGCTGCTGCGTGAGCATGAAGTACACATCTGCAACGACCCCCGCCAGGCCATGCAAATGGCGCGCGACTTCGATGTCGATGTCGTGGTCTGCGATCAGCGCATGCCGCAAATGCAAGGCATTGACGTGTTGCGCGAAATCAAGAACACGCATCCGCGCTCGTTACGTATTTTGCTGACCGGCTATGCCGATCTCAAAGCGGTGCTCGGCTCCGTCAATGAGGGCGAGGTCTTTCGCTACGTCAACAAACCTTGGGAAAACGCCGAGATCAAGGCCCTGGTGGCCGAAGCCGGACGGATTGCCCGCGAGGCCCCGCTGATTACCAACGAGCCGATCAGCGAACGCGAAGCCGAAGAGGCGCGCGGCCAGGTCGGCGTGTTAGTGCTCGAAGAAGACACCACCACCCAGGCCCGCCTGCGCGAGATCTTAGCGCCGCATTACCAGGTGCGCTTCGCGAACACGATTGATCGCGCGCTGATGTTGCTGGAACAACACGAAACCGGCGTGCTGATCTCAGAAACCGAAACCAACAAGCAAGGCGATCTGACGCAGCTTCTGAAAGCCTTGAAGATGCACCACCCCTACATTTCGACGGTCGTGATCACCGAGCGTGCCAACGCGCAGATCGCGATGGAGCTGATCAACGAGGGCCAGGTCTATCGCATGCTGCTTAAGCCCGTGCGCATGGGCTCGGCGCGACTCAGTGTGGACTCAGCCATCAGCCGCTACTGGAAGTTGAAGCGTAACCCGCGAGCCGTGAAACGCTACACCCTCGGCAATGCCCCGAGTTTTGTCGAACAGTCGATCCCGGTCAGCGAGCAGTTGCTGACCCGCATCCGCAATCTGCCAACGCGGATTGTGGAGCTGATGAAATTCAACGGCTGA